The Candidatus Cloacimonadota bacterium genome window below encodes:
- a CDS encoding caspase family protein: NNQGFAMASTLGKDLTAQGERYSIFTYTLFTKITSDMYDFPDLMNNVRTEVESYTSEAQKPHWQSNLQAPFTFWEPTQALKFRFRLPSYRGLDGGGSYNF; the protein is encoded by the coding sequence AACAATCAGGGCTTTGCCATGGCATCTACCTTAGGTAAAGATCTTACCGCACAAGGTGAACGCTATAGCATATTTACTTATACGCTTTTTACGAAAATAACTTCAGATATGTACGATTTTCCAGATCTAATGAACAATGTGCGAACCGAAGTAGAAAGCTACACTTCAGAAGCCCAAAAACCCCATTGGCAAAGTAATCTACAAGCTCCATTTACTTTTTGGGAGCCTACCCAAGCCTTGAAATTCCGGTTTCGTTTGCCCTCATATCGAGGATTGGATGGTGGAGGAAGCTATAACTTCTAA
- the sprA gene encoding cell surface protein SprA → MSKHWFILLLCLPAILGANVFEPRLYLDGYYPLINNRLDIYKLNKGLNIYKQKPYDIPALEIPRREEIDFKKQQILINTLVENMDVHPPIPLSFDQYLANMQKHTFRKSLNARIKQYAQTAETSTGGLIGEFVLELPTIAMPKTVQRLLGSKAGRLNLDGTQKITLQVSSTKRKQVPIYETENRSTFDIKMEQETNLRLTGTIGEKISVNLKYNSNQDAELFDPNNVNIKYTGDEDEVVRSIEAGNISLSLSGSKYISLSTSSQGLFGVTSKFKYGDLDLSVIASKEEGQKNSMSYVGQAQADSVVFRSRDYTARTMYFLANPYDLYDLYNESNIGSNPPGWIDNAIRTDPAGAWIVKNPNLLPENGTVRVYLDDHIATNNVAFAPGDTIIYSPNQYHHPYYEELIEGTDFITDYDSGFITLLRTIDRVTTLAVTYTRRDGILVRSPEYDIEGNLPDNDLLYPFVIRRYNQTYDPLDPNNVWHYQMRNIYNMNKTNVKSDGFRLDVYTLDVDNTRNYNLPENLSAGQFVTYMEYLRLDSTGDGLINGDDNTVNLSSGLIIFPFIEPFKPLGDGILYEEENESIRYEDISFYLSVKGKIGREAIDLSQTGILKGSVRVRVNGLEQKENVDYLVDYDMGRITFLSAAGKDPDARIEIDYENRTLFSVASKTLAGMRADWRITDNLKFGGTLIYRSETVADKRPRIGNENMQMWMANVDGEIGFKPSFITRWIDALPFISTTAKSEVTLSGEVAYTIPTIYGDSETKKKISYVDDMESIVDSYPLGVTFSTWVTGSKPYATNLAKGRINWYNPKNIRREQIEDPSTLTDKERKETATVLALRHWPSTINIPGAGVQSWSGVMKYIGNQLDFSQKKYIELLVKVDKPSSEPSPDVILTVDLGDINEDFYTEFGGYNRLDTEDTNLDGVLTLDEDIGLDGIPYGEPGHDPFDLADPSIDHNGDYPEINGTEGNRVLDTEDLDGNGALNQLDRYFSYSISLADTTGQNHDGWVLYRIPLTDPEHYTIVTNSSTGIQPSLKKISFARIWLQCDTPARVYIADASVIGNKWQDFFVRDIDGRILSEAELAAHNTNYLSGIVNNQKNSNHYSSPPGTVYIEDHRETSEAALSLEITNLQSNNQVILRQRMIDSYNLLPYESMRYWVYPELATGSNLEDVEVFFRIGADSTNYYQITQRVPVVEYMSKMDSNRWIELDYSLQEITALKEMNPGAISDTLVVGDITYFYRGKPTLTTIRELCLGVINPITDSQTAPFTGTVYFNDMRVANPYQDIGIAQRISVNSKFADFSTLDVVFESKSENFNPNIQRGRTNTYTKTQSLNILNKYFINKFFPSTWGLDIPLTLRRNYSTGTPRYRANSDLLVANIPDPQQKERENTEALVYYADFGYSMRNTPKSKILEYTLGKLTLSGNMEQRYNHSATRVDTTLSWRGTMGYNLNIPQDKTSFRLIGNYRLGYLPTAFTNSFTINNNEPKSWNWELRDGEYDWHETPYTVPTRLFTSDNNITWPFTSDINLTARLNTKRDLMQNNYLGGIKIGKQTEFVQDLGLNYNPAFFPRVFNLTTNVSARYTDMMRKYYENVDGEQVETYQSDGNTNRSIRTNISLMNSTLLSSWAQKLNENRLDTKGSGKPDETNDKLSDEELKQLEETMSKEEMEKFLSDQDASQKEEEEKRREEELKRIEEEKRRLAELEKEPDKKDSESKDDDAEPLKKDDIKDEEPLPDEKENDLPPITDPEKEPTTDSKDEDKGPGFNPFITAIEYLARLKNITASYQNGYAMNYTRKNDLPNFAFRLGLPHSMPSDYLDAIGNDNTITVSSGIFLGRNLDSSISFAHSFNRRYSAASQQNKSTTFPDITLSLMNWEPWLGISKYLQGARLNTGFQYTTRASGDIDWVKPKQESSTIALSPLLGFNGNVFNKLNTNLSVSVSKTENITDMDSYNIVKTSDTITLNGNLTYSFTAGKGFTIPFTGKKIHISNQLSSSIGFNYDKGKDVTQGRDNSQVDRDTSRLTITPSATYQFDRNIRGGLTSSFEVNSDRKRDDGTRIFSLGVWAEVNL, encoded by the coding sequence ATGAGTAAACACTGGTTCATTCTTCTGCTCTGCCTTCCTGCCATCTTGGGGGCAAATGTGTTTGAACCAAGACTGTATCTAGATGGATATTACCCATTAATAAATAATCGCTTGGATATATATAAGCTAAATAAGGGCTTGAATATATATAAACAAAAACCTTATGACATCCCAGCCTTGGAAATTCCTCGCCGTGAAGAGATTGACTTTAAAAAACAGCAGATATTGATCAATACGCTGGTTGAAAACATGGATGTACACCCCCCTATACCACTGTCTTTTGATCAGTATCTGGCAAATATGCAAAAGCATACATTCCGAAAATCTTTAAATGCAAGAATCAAACAATACGCACAAACAGCTGAAACCTCAACTGGCGGACTTATAGGTGAATTTGTCCTGGAGCTGCCTACAATAGCTATGCCAAAAACAGTACAGCGGTTATTGGGCAGTAAAGCAGGCAGACTCAATCTTGACGGAACTCAAAAGATAACTTTGCAGGTTAGCAGTACAAAACGGAAACAAGTCCCTATCTATGAAACTGAAAATCGCAGCACTTTCGATATAAAGATGGAGCAAGAAACAAATTTGAGGCTAACTGGTACAATCGGTGAGAAGATCTCGGTAAACCTGAAATATAATTCCAATCAGGATGCTGAGTTGTTTGACCCCAACAATGTCAACATTAAATACACAGGCGATGAAGATGAGGTAGTACGCTCTATTGAAGCGGGAAACATTAGTTTATCGCTTTCGGGCAGTAAGTATATTTCCCTTTCAACGAGCTCTCAGGGGCTTTTTGGAGTAACCAGCAAGTTCAAATATGGCGATCTTGATCTTTCGGTGATAGCTTCAAAAGAAGAAGGACAAAAGAATTCCATGAGCTATGTTGGTCAAGCTCAAGCTGATAGCGTAGTATTTAGAAGTAGAGACTATACTGCTCGTACTATGTATTTTCTTGCAAATCCTTATGATCTTTATGACCTATATAACGAATCTAATATTGGCAGCAATCCCCCAGGATGGATTGACAATGCCATTAGAACCGATCCGGCCGGTGCTTGGATTGTAAAAAATCCCAACCTGCTACCCGAAAATGGTACCGTTCGTGTTTATCTTGATGACCATATTGCCACCAATAACGTTGCCTTCGCTCCCGGCGATACTATAATATATAGTCCTAATCAATACCATCATCCTTATTATGAAGAATTGATTGAAGGCACCGATTTTATTACCGATTACGATTCTGGCTTTATTACTTTATTAAGAACTATTGATCGAGTAACTACTCTGGCTGTTACTTATACTCGTCGTGATGGCATTTTAGTGCGCTCTCCAGAATACGATATAGAGGGAAATCTTCCAGATAATGATCTGCTGTATCCCTTTGTGATTCGCCGTTACAATCAGACATACGATCCTTTGGATCCAAATAATGTGTGGCACTACCAAATGCGCAATATCTACAACATGAATAAAACAAACGTAAAGAGCGATGGATTTCGCCTTGATGTTTATACTTTAGATGTAGACAATACGCGAAACTACAATCTCCCCGAAAACCTTAGTGCAGGTCAATTTGTCACATACATGGAGTACTTAAGATTGGATAGTACCGGTGATGGTTTGATAAACGGAGACGACAACACCGTAAATCTTAGCTCTGGCTTGATTATCTTTCCATTTATTGAACCGTTTAAGCCTTTAGGCGATGGTATATTGTATGAAGAAGAAAACGAAAGTATACGTTATGAAGATATCAGTTTCTATCTATCTGTTAAAGGTAAAATAGGTAGAGAAGCCATCGATTTATCGCAGACAGGCATTCTTAAGGGCAGTGTGCGCGTACGGGTTAATGGACTGGAGCAAAAAGAAAACGTCGATTACTTGGTAGATTACGACATGGGACGTATCACATTCCTTTCTGCTGCTGGTAAAGATCCAGATGCCAGGATTGAAATTGATTATGAAAACAGAACCTTGTTTAGTGTTGCCAGCAAAACCCTTGCCGGAATGAGAGCAGATTGGCGGATAACTGATAACCTCAAATTTGGCGGTACTTTAATTTACAGATCTGAAACTGTTGCTGACAAACGACCTCGCATAGGCAATGAAAACATGCAGATGTGGATGGCTAATGTAGATGGAGAAATCGGTTTCAAGCCTTCGTTTATCACTAGATGGATAGATGCTTTGCCGTTTATATCAACTACTGCAAAAAGTGAGGTAACCCTAAGCGGTGAAGTGGCATATACGATTCCCACAATTTATGGTGACTCTGAAACCAAGAAAAAGATATCTTATGTAGACGATATGGAATCGATAGTCGATTCTTACCCCTTGGGAGTTACTTTCTCAACTTGGGTGACGGGAAGCAAACCCTATGCAACTAACCTCGCCAAGGGTCGCATCAACTGGTATAACCCCAAAAATATTCGCCGCGAACAAATTGAAGACCCCTCCACGCTTACCGATAAAGAAAGAAAAGAAACTGCTACTGTATTAGCACTACGTCATTGGCCCAGTACCATCAATATTCCCGGCGCTGGCGTACAAAGCTGGAGTGGAGTAATGAAGTACATAGGAAACCAGTTAGACTTTTCTCAAAAGAAATATATTGAATTGTTGGTCAAGGTAGATAAACCCAGTTCTGAACCAAGTCCGGATGTTATCTTAACCGTAGATTTGGGAGATATAAATGAAGATTTTTATACCGAGTTTGGTGGTTACAATCGTTTGGATACAGAAGATACAAACCTGGATGGAGTTTTAACGCTGGATGAAGACATCGGTTTGGATGGCATTCCGTATGGGGAACCTGGACACGATCCCTTCGATTTAGCAGACCCCAGTATAGATCATAATGGAGACTATCCCGAGATAAACGGTACCGAAGGAAATCGGGTTTTAGATACAGAAGACCTAGATGGCAATGGAGCGTTGAATCAGCTTGACCGTTATTTTAGCTATAGCATCTCTCTCGCTGATACAACCGGACAGAATCATGATGGTTGGGTATTGTATCGCATACCTCTTACAGATCCCGAACACTATACCATAGTTACCAACTCCAGCACTGGTATTCAACCTTCTTTAAAGAAAATTTCTTTTGCCCGTATATGGTTACAATGTGATACCCCTGCGCGTGTGTACATAGCAGATGCTTCGGTTATCGGAAACAAATGGCAGGATTTTTTTGTCCGCGATATCGACGGCAGAATTCTTAGTGAAGCAGAGTTAGCCGCACACAATACAAACTACTTGTCGGGCATTGTAAATAACCAGAAGAACTCTAACCATTACAGCTCTCCCCCAGGCACTGTATATATCGAAGATCACAGAGAAACTTCCGAAGCGGCATTATCTTTGGAAATTACCAATCTACAAAGCAACAATCAGGTTATATTAAGACAACGTATGATTGACTCATATAATCTATTGCCATACGAATCTATGCGCTATTGGGTATATCCAGAACTAGCGACAGGATCAAATCTTGAGGATGTAGAAGTGTTCTTCCGTATTGGTGCGGATTCAACAAATTACTATCAGATTACCCAAAGAGTTCCAGTTGTAGAATATATGAGCAAAATGGACTCTAACCGATGGATTGAACTGGATTACAGCCTACAGGAAATAACTGCCCTAAAAGAAATGAATCCTGGTGCCATATCCGACACGTTAGTGGTTGGCGACATAACATATTTCTACAGAGGTAAACCTACGCTAACTACTATCCGAGAGTTGTGTTTGGGCGTAATAAACCCAATCACTGATTCTCAAACAGCTCCTTTTACTGGCACGGTCTATTTTAACGATATGCGAGTTGCAAATCCATATCAAGATATTGGCATAGCCCAACGAATATCGGTAAATTCCAAATTTGCCGATTTTTCCACTTTAGATGTAGTATTTGAATCTAAAAGCGAGAATTTCAATCCCAATATTCAGCGAGGAAGAACCAATACATATACAAAAACTCAAAGCCTTAATATCCTCAATAAATACTTCATCAACAAATTCTTCCCAAGTACGTGGGGATTGGATATTCCGCTAACCTTGCGTCGCAATTACTCAACCGGAACCCCCCGATATCGCGCAAACTCCGACCTCCTGGTGGCAAATATCCCCGATCCCCAACAAAAAGAACGTGAAAATACAGAAGCCTTAGTTTATTATGCCGATTTTGGTTATAGCATGCGTAATACTCCAAAAAGCAAAATCTTAGAGTATACTCTGGGCAAACTTACTTTATCCGGAAACATGGAGCAAAGATACAATCATAGTGCAACACGAGTAGATACTACCCTCTCATGGCGCGGAACAATGGGATACAACCTCAATATACCGCAAGATAAAACTAGCTTCCGACTGATTGGAAACTATCGTTTGGGATATTTACCCACCGCTTTTACCAATAGCTTTACCATAAACAACAATGAACCCAAAAGCTGGAATTGGGAATTGCGGGATGGAGAGTATGATTGGCACGAAACACCTTACACTGTCCCCACTCGCTTGTTTACTAGCGACAACAATATTACTTGGCCATTTACAAGCGATATTAACCTCACTGCTCGCTTAAACACTAAGCGAGATCTCATGCAAAATAACTATCTCGGTGGCATAAAAATAGGCAAACAAACAGAGTTTGTTCAAGATTTGGGCTTAAACTACAATCCCGCTTTTTTCCCCAGAGTATTCAACTTAACCACAAACGTAAGTGCTCGCTACACCGACATGATGCGAAAATACTACGAAAACGTAGATGGAGAGCAGGTAGAAACATATCAAAGTGATGGAAATACAAATCGTAGCATTCGCACGAATATCTCATTGATGAATTCTACGCTGCTTAGCTCTTGGGCTCAAAAATTGAATGAGAACCGCTTAGATACGAAGGGCAGTGGTAAGCCTGATGAGACTAATGATAAGTTAAGCGACGAGGAGTTGAAACAGCTCGAAGAAACAATGAGCAAAGAGGAGATGGAAAAGTTTCTTTCCGATCAGGATGCGTCGCAAAAAGAAGAGGAAGAAAAACGACGTGAAGAGGAATTAAAGCGTATCGAAGAGGAAAAGCGCCGTTTAGCCGAACTGGAAAAAGAGCCTGACAAAAAGGACTCTGAATCAAAAGATGATGATGCCGAACCCTTAAAAAAAGACGACATTAAGGATGAGGAACCTCTACCAGACGAGAAAGAAAACGATCTTCCCCCAATTACTGATCCAGAAAAAGAACCAACAACAGACAGTAAGGATGAGGACAAAGGACCAGGCTTTAACCCCTTTATTACTGCCATAGAGTATCTTGCCCGATTGAAGAATATTACTGCATCATACCAAAACGGTTATGCCATGAATTACACTCGAAAGAACGATTTGCCGAATTTCGCTTTCAGACTTGGCCTTCCCCATTCTATGCCCTCAGACTACTTGGATGCAATTGGTAATGACAATACTATTACCGTTTCCTCTGGAATCTTTTTAGGTAGAAACTTGGATAGCAGTATAAGCTTTGCACACAGTTTCAACCGGCGCTATTCAGCGGCAAGCCAGCAAAACAAATCCACAACATTTCCAGATATTACGCTCAGCTTGATGAATTGGGAGCCCTGGTTGGGTATCTCCAAATATCTTCAAGGTGCCAGGTTAAATACCGGATTTCAATATACAACTCGAGCCAGTGGTGATATAGATTGGGTAAAACCTAAGCAAGAATCTTCCACTATTGCGCTTAGCCCCTTATTGGGATTTAATGGTAATGTTTTCAATAAACTGAATACCAATTTAAGCGTATCGGTTTCTAAAACCGAAAACATTACAGATATGGATTCTTACAACATCGTAAAGACAAGCGATACAATAACCCTTAACGGTAACCTAACATATAGTTTTACGGCAGGCAAAGGATTTACCATTCCTTTTACCGGAAAGAAAATCCATATTAGCAACCAGCTTTCATCATCAATAGGATTTAACTATGATAAAGGCAAAGATGTTACTCAGGGACGAGATAACTCACAAGTAGATAGAGATACTTCTCGTTTAACAATAACGCCAAGCGCTACCTACCAGTTTGACCGCAACATTAGGGGAGGGCTTACATCCAGTTTCGAAGTGAACAGCGATCGTAAAAGGGACGATGGCACCCGCATCTTTAGCCTAGGGGTTTGGGCCGAAGTAAACTTATAA
- a CDS encoding type III pantothenate kinase, producing the protein MPITDTQDPILIVDIGNTNIVCAVFFKGEIQARYRFPSTVHSKVDEYYSLFGQMVPEYSLSCFKYIAYGSVVPELSGTFQALFSQYSRAKVYCIDGLSPIGLRYIIKDPSAIGADLVANAFGAWQKYNTSTLVADLGTATTIQLINSEGLYAGAVIAPGMKTAAEHLFKNAAQLNEFELSTPKQIVGNNTQDALLAGIVWGHALMISGFMQQIEKKYPQYAPYTVILTGGLAPMIGKLCPSDYILDSDLTLQGFYLALHKLISISE; encoded by the coding sequence ATGCCAATTACAGATACGCAAGATCCTATTCTAATTGTAGATATAGGAAATACGAATATAGTGTGTGCAGTGTTTTTCAAAGGAGAGATTCAGGCTCGATACCGGTTTCCCAGCACTGTGCATTCCAAGGTAGATGAATATTACAGTCTATTCGGACAAATGGTGCCCGAATATTCTCTTTCGTGTTTTAAATACATAGCTTACGGAAGTGTTGTACCAGAACTTAGTGGAACCTTTCAAGCCTTGTTTTCCCAGTACTCTAGAGCTAAAGTATATTGCATTGACGGGCTCTCTCCCATTGGTTTGAGATACATCATCAAAGATCCATCCGCAATAGGTGCCGATTTAGTGGCAAACGCATTTGGAGCTTGGCAAAAATATAACACTTCTACCTTAGTGGCAGACTTGGGCACAGCTACAACAATTCAATTGATAAATTCAGAAGGATTGTATGCGGGAGCAGTAATTGCTCCAGGCATGAAAACTGCTGCTGAACATCTATTTAAAAACGCTGCCCAATTGAATGAATTTGAGCTTAGCACTCCTAAACAAATAGTTGGCAACAATACTCAGGACGCTCTATTAGCGGGAATTGTATGGGGTCATGCTTTAATGATTAGCGGGTTCATGCAACAAATCGAGAAAAAATATCCTCAATATGCTCCCTACACTGTTATACTAACAGGTGGTTTAGCCCCCATGATTGGCAAACTTTGCCCATCAGATTACATCTTGGATAGCGATCTTACCCTGCAAGGCTTCTATCTGGCACTTCATAAGCTAATATCCATTAGTGAATAA
- a CDS encoding M55 family metallopeptidase, which yields MKIYISVDMEGIPGTFNWEHEKIDRPNVRRYMMDHVEYTIDEILKNPVAANLEEICIADSHNSGDNLLYDLTKVDERICLISGSPRPEYMMPGFDASFDLVFLLGYHAGTGVLNANMDHTYSNSRIQNIQINGKPMSEALINAAYAGYYKIPVALVSGDLALQEELQTEMPWLSYVCTKEGLAKFAAKNYSAQKVERLMRSAIQRALQTKDLPVYCFDTPIELSIEYHSTAMADVVALMPGAVRKNGKTIVYKNDDYAIMFNALMALITLAYATGI from the coding sequence ATGAAGATTTACATTTCTGTAGATATGGAAGGAATCCCTGGAACTTTCAATTGGGAGCATGAGAAAATTGACCGCCCAAATGTGCGAAGATATATGATGGATCATGTTGAATATACCATCGATGAAATTCTTAAAAACCCGGTTGCAGCTAATTTGGAAGAAATCTGTATTGCCGATTCTCACAATAGTGGAGATAATCTACTATATGATTTGACCAAAGTAGATGAACGGATCTGCCTGATATCCGGATCTCCGCGACCTGAGTATATGATGCCGGGATTCGATGCTTCTTTCGATCTCGTATTTCTTTTAGGTTATCATGCCGGAACCGGAGTGTTAAACGCAAACATGGATCACACCTATTCTAATAGCCGCATCCAAAACATTCAAATAAACGGCAAGCCAATGAGTGAAGCATTGATTAATGCTGCTTATGCCGGTTATTATAAGATTCCCGTTGCTCTTGTTTCTGGAGATCTAGCCCTTCAAGAAGAACTCCAAACAGAGATGCCTTGGCTGAGCTATGTATGTACAAAAGAAGGGCTTGCAAAGTTCGCTGCAAAAAATTATTCTGCTCAGAAGGTCGAACGCTTGATGCGTAGTGCAATTCAAAGAGCGTTGCAAACAAAAGATTTACCTGTCTATTGCTTCGATACTCCCATAGAATTAAGTATTGAGTATCATTCCACAGCAATGGCAGATGTTGTGGCATTGATGCCGGGAGCAGTACGCAAAAATGGAAAAACTATTGTGTATAAAAATGATGATTATGCAATTATGTTTAACGCCCTAATGGCGTTAATAACATTAGCTTATGCAACGGGGATTTGA
- a CDS encoding pseudouridine-5'-phosphate glycosidase produces MKSQLQCPLPIQISNTVSMALAEGKPVLALESTVITHGLPYPQNIEAFTMLEKYAWDFGAVPATICLLDGVYHIGLEQAAVDILAKKLRTKSKLEKIALRDLAMAAVRGQSGGTTVSATMYLAHIAGIKVFATGGIGGVHRGWQSTMDVSLDIQALASIPVIVVCAGCKAILDIPATLEALESRGVPVYAWQTDEFPGFYSRQTGNRVSRLNKLKELALTYRIMASSPQLSTGILVANPIPSNSEIPRNKIEPYISEAISSANNVTGKALTPYLLAKLSELTNNKSVEANLALLKNNVQLGAQIAGELL; encoded by the coding sequence CATGGCTTTAGCCGAAGGGAAACCTGTGCTTGCCCTCGAATCCACAGTAATAACGCATGGTTTACCATATCCCCAGAATATCGAGGCTTTTACTATGCTGGAAAAATACGCTTGGGATTTTGGTGCTGTTCCAGCCACTATATGCCTTTTGGATGGAGTTTATCACATAGGGTTAGAGCAGGCTGCTGTGGATATACTTGCGAAGAAACTGCGCACGAAATCAAAGCTGGAAAAAATTGCTCTTCGAGATCTGGCTATGGCTGCCGTGAGAGGGCAAAGCGGAGGTACAACTGTATCAGCAACAATGTATTTGGCACATATAGCCGGCATAAAAGTATTTGCTACGGGTGGCATTGGAGGTGTGCATCGTGGATGGCAAAGCACTATGGACGTTTCGCTGGACATCCAGGCATTAGCAAGCATTCCGGTAATCGTAGTATGTGCAGGTTGTAAAGCAATCCTGGATATTCCTGCAACTTTAGAAGCATTAGAAAGTAGAGGAGTACCAGTTTATGCTTGGCAAACAGATGAGTTTCCTGGTTTTTATTCTAGGCAAACCGGAAACAGAGTTAGCAGACTGAATAAGCTCAAAGAACTTGCCCTAACCTACCGCATAATGGCATCCTCACCCCAATTATCAACTGGAATACTAGTGGCAAATCCAATCCCCTCAAACTCTGAAATACCCAGAAACAAGATTGAACCATATATTTCAGAAGCGATTTCTTCTGCTAATAATGTTACAGGGAAAGCCCTTACGCCATATCTCTTGGCAAAGCTTTCGGAATTAACAAACAACAAATCTGTTGAAGCAAACCTGGCACTGTTGAAAAACAACGTTCAGCTAGGTGCGCAAATTGCTGGAGAACTATTATGA